A window of Rhodothermus sp. contains these coding sequences:
- the nusB gene encoding transcription antitermination factor NusB: MHSRREVRERVLQALYAYEVGHDTAEHVIETILRPALKDDRAALQFATQLFLRTLDYSEETDRLIAAHVKNWDLTRIALIDRLLLRMAICELLAFEDIPPKVSINEAIEVAKKYSTEKSGQFVNGVLDAVVLNLQRKGRLKKSGRGLIGMETLLQRLAEQQSSKS; encoded by the coding sequence ATGCACAGTCGGAGAGAAGTTCGCGAACGGGTATTGCAGGCGCTCTATGCCTACGAGGTGGGGCATGATACGGCCGAGCATGTGATTGAAACCATACTACGGCCTGCCTTGAAAGACGATAGAGCCGCGCTTCAATTTGCCACGCAGCTTTTTCTGCGAACATTAGACTATAGCGAGGAAACGGACCGTCTGATCGCAGCACACGTAAAGAATTGGGATCTGACCCGCATTGCGCTTATTGACCGATTGCTGTTACGGATGGCGATCTGCGAGCTGCTTGCCTTTGAAGACATTCCTCCCAAAGTGTCGATCAACGAAGCTATTGAGGTCGCCAAAAAGTACAGCACAGAAAAAAGTGGACAGTTCGTCAACGGTGTGCTTGATGCCGTAGTTCTGAATCTGCAACGAAAGGGTCGACTGAAAAAGTCGGGACGTGGGCTCATCGGTATGGAAACCCTACTGCAACGTCTGGCTGAGCAGCAATCGTCGAAGTCATAG
- a CDS encoding glucose-6-phosphate isomerase, with protein sequence MIRYDFSTALPFLELPNLEVLRSRTEVVHRMLLERTGPGHEMLGWRDLLLDPDDALLEDLDATAAEIRERADVFLCLGIGGSYLGARAVIEALSPWFRSPVDTDTGRPLTPEILFAGHHLSGRYLKELLAYLEGKSVYVNVISKSGTTLETMLAFRVLRPWLEAHFPDAARRIIVTTDPTRGRLLDMARASGYRRYVIPPGVGGRFSVLTPVGLLPIAVAGIDIRSLFYGAVEMCERLKDIQDNPALDYAALRYLFHERGYAIELLAVFEPHLSGLGGWWQQLFGESEGKNHKGLYPDAIQYSTDLHSLGQYVQEGRRHLIETFLMVERESESLTVPNTGDDLDGLAYLAGRSFQEVNRKAYEGTRKAHADGGVPVSTVWLERLAPGPIGACLYFFMHAVAISGYLLDINPFNQPGVEAYKREMYRLLGKP encoded by the coding sequence ATGATACGCTACGACTTCAGCACTGCTCTGCCTTTTCTCGAGCTGCCCAACCTCGAAGTCCTCCGTTCCCGGACCGAAGTAGTCCATCGCATGCTACTGGAGCGTACAGGACCCGGCCACGAAATGCTTGGCTGGCGCGATCTGCTACTGGATCCAGATGATGCCCTGCTGGAAGACTTAGATGCCACAGCCGCCGAAATCCGCGAACGGGCCGACGTCTTTCTGTGTCTGGGTATCGGTGGCTCCTACCTCGGCGCTCGGGCCGTCATCGAAGCGTTGAGTCCCTGGTTTCGTTCTCCTGTTGATACCGACACCGGTCGTCCTCTCACGCCGGAGATCCTTTTTGCCGGCCATCATCTAAGTGGTCGCTATCTAAAAGAGCTACTGGCCTACCTGGAAGGCAAGTCGGTGTACGTCAACGTCATCTCTAAGAGCGGCACAACGCTGGAAACCATGCTGGCTTTTCGGGTACTGCGCCCCTGGCTGGAAGCTCACTTTCCGGACGCTGCCCGCCGCATTATCGTTACCACTGATCCAACTCGCGGACGTCTCCTCGACATGGCCCGGGCCTCTGGCTATCGGCGCTACGTCATTCCGCCCGGTGTCGGTGGCCGCTTTTCCGTACTGACACCTGTCGGATTGCTCCCCATTGCCGTAGCCGGCATTGACATCCGCTCCCTCTTCTACGGAGCCGTAGAAATGTGCGAGCGCCTCAAAGACATCCAAGATAACCCGGCTCTTGATTATGCGGCCCTGCGTTATCTCTTCCACGAACGCGGCTATGCCATCGAACTCCTGGCCGTCTTTGAACCCCATCTGAGTGGCCTCGGCGGTTGGTGGCAACAGCTCTTCGGCGAAAGCGAAGGCAAAAATCACAAGGGACTCTATCCCGACGCCATTCAGTACTCCACCGACCTGCATTCACTGGGGCAGTACGTGCAAGAAGGCCGCCGCCATCTGATCGAAACATTCCTTATGGTGGAACGCGAATCCGAGTCGCTGACGGTCCCGAATACGGGCGACGACCTTGACGGTCTTGCTTACCTGGCCGGACGCTCCTTCCAGGAAGTGAATCGTAAGGCCTATGAAGGCACCCGTAAAGCTCATGCCGACGGCGGCGTCCCCGTCTCCACTGTATGGCTCGAACGCCTGGCTCCCGGCCCCATAGGCGCCTGCCTTTACTTCTTCATGCACGCCGTGGCCATCAGCGGCTACCTGCTCGACATTAATCCCTTTAACCAGCCCGGCGTTGAGGCCTATAAGCGTGAAATGTACCGTCTGTTGGGCAAACCGTGA
- a CDS encoding universal stress protein, producing the protein MIRRILVALDPDTDTHVAVRYAAELAHQHNASVTGLAVVDTGQIEASARGGGIGSMYYAEKLRDQLTEEARTTARRLIEAFDDIAEKEGLRHRNTVAEGVPFQRILEDMKVHDLLVVGKEPHFFYSHPEEKTKTLVRVVRESVGPSFIVGSEYRPISRILIAYDGSDTAARTMQRFAQLKPFSTNVSLEVLTVYDGNEAEARLMLSLVQEYLQEHGFRVTTTARKGSNPEEAIVQFAHEIQADLIVAGAYATTGLKKLLFGSSTTALIEKTTLPLFLYH; encoded by the coding sequence ATGATTCGGCGCATTCTTGTAGCACTCGATCCGGATACGGATACCCACGTTGCTGTTCGGTATGCCGCCGAGCTGGCACATCAGCACAACGCCAGTGTCACTGGTCTGGCGGTTGTAGACACCGGCCAGATTGAAGCCAGCGCTCGCGGTGGTGGCATCGGCAGCATGTACTACGCTGAGAAGCTACGTGATCAACTAACAGAAGAGGCCCGAACTACAGCACGCCGGTTGATCGAAGCGTTTGACGACATAGCCGAAAAAGAAGGACTCCGACACCGCAACACCGTAGCTGAAGGTGTTCCCTTCCAGCGCATTCTCGAAGACATGAAAGTCCATGATCTACTCGTAGTAGGCAAGGAGCCTCACTTCTTCTACAGCCATCCGGAAGAAAAGACTAAAACGCTTGTCCGGGTCGTCCGAGAAAGCGTAGGGCCCTCTTTCATAGTGGGTAGCGAATATCGTCCGATCTCTCGGATACTGATCGCCTACGATGGTAGTGATACGGCCGCTCGTACCATGCAGCGTTTTGCTCAGCTCAAGCCTTTTAGCACGAACGTAAGCCTTGAAGTGTTGACTGTTTATGATGGTAACGAGGCCGAAGCTCGCCTGATGCTCTCACTGGTGCAGGAATACCTGCAGGAGCATGGCTTTCGCGTGACAACGACGGCTCGAAAAGGGAGTAATCCAGAAGAAGCAATTGTACAGTTTGCCCACGAGATTCAGGCAGACCTGATTGTTGCCGGCGCTTATGCAACTACGGGACTGAAAAAGCTGCTCTTCGGATCTTCTACCACAGCCCTTATTGAAAAGACAACCCTGCCTCTGTTCCTGTATCACTGA
- a CDS encoding DNA internalization-related competence protein ComEC/Rec2, with the protein MPSLRTAPLFWTALALIAGILLADAWKIPPIWWLLGTVLMVLLTLGVLLIASRQSAPLWLIPFLLGVVFSGASRYQLYIPPLRSFPVDTLAIVLVDVQETLPAAYGLRFVGRVQMMLIETDTLYNRSLLDVHLLIDSLPAFHCDARMLLGGQLVPLKAPRNPGLPDRTAQWRRRGIAARLLVDNPGLIQILASKPCTGFAALRNAITQLLKEYIPRPQARHVVQALLLGDRSGLSPEARDRLGRAGLAHLLAISGLHVLLVGLILYNLLRPLLLRLGLSWWAMEWSRTLLTLFVLSGYVLLAGAPASAVRALVMTGLFLGATLFQVPLHPINALGAAALLLLLVDPVQLFEPGFQLSFAAVTGLLLGWMPLQRHLPALLVRHAMVRYLTGTFLVTLTATLATAPFVLYHFGYVSLAGLLLNLPGIPLAAGSLAAGLLTVLSFPVSETLAELFGHAATLCASLLLQLGNQGVHLFRPIVFHLPDPPWWLLLIPPALLGLLSTFSRVRYWSGAVLLGCLSAGLWLSPPATSHLDVLFFDIGHGDATLIRTPEGRTMLIDTGGRQGDNVAARWSVLPFLRRHGINRIDAVLLTHSDADHTGGLPLLLRQLDVGRVLHNGATDSSALSLEIAHLLDSLQLPNRALQAGDTIYLDPSLVLQVLAPTPDADDASDNERSVVLRMVFGQTRWLFLGDAESRLERQLVRAYGPLLQSDVVKVAHHGSRTSSIPELVLQVIPDPTRPTWAVISSGWRAVSDSVRTRWERQGAQLWITAESGALWLRSDGRYIWSVAWRPTQ; encoded by the coding sequence ATGCCGTCGTTGCGAACCGCACCACTTTTCTGGACGGCCCTCGCTCTAATCGCTGGCATTCTGCTGGCCGATGCCTGGAAGATTCCGCCTATATGGTGGCTACTCGGCACAGTGCTCATGGTGCTGTTGACGCTCGGAGTGCTGCTTATTGCCTCCAGACAATCTGCTCCGCTCTGGTTGATCCCTTTTTTGCTGGGTGTGGTGTTTAGTGGTGCCAGTCGCTATCAGCTCTATATCCCCCCACTCCGTTCCTTTCCTGTGGATACGCTGGCCATCGTACTGGTTGACGTGCAGGAAACGTTGCCCGCTGCTTACGGCCTGCGCTTCGTGGGCCGTGTACAAATGATGCTGATTGAAACGGATACCCTGTACAATCGCTCTTTACTGGATGTGCATTTACTGATTGATAGCCTGCCTGCATTCCACTGTGACGCCCGCATGCTATTGGGAGGCCAACTGGTTCCGCTGAAGGCGCCCCGTAACCCCGGACTACCGGATCGCACTGCACAGTGGCGGCGGCGGGGAATCGCTGCACGACTGCTCGTGGATAACCCCGGGTTGATACAGATACTGGCCTCAAAACCCTGCACCGGCTTCGCAGCCCTCCGGAACGCGATTACGCAGCTGCTGAAAGAATACATCCCCCGTCCCCAAGCCCGACATGTAGTGCAAGCTCTTCTACTGGGCGACCGATCAGGCCTTTCTCCGGAAGCGCGCGATCGACTGGGCCGGGCTGGACTGGCGCATTTGCTGGCAATCTCAGGCCTGCATGTCCTGTTGGTGGGTCTGATCCTCTATAACCTGCTACGTCCGTTACTGCTGCGTCTGGGACTGAGCTGGTGGGCGATGGAGTGGTCGCGTACGCTCCTGACCCTGTTTGTGCTGAGTGGCTACGTGTTGCTGGCCGGTGCACCGGCCTCAGCCGTTCGTGCTCTGGTAATGACCGGCCTGTTTCTGGGTGCCACCCTTTTCCAAGTCCCTTTGCATCCCATCAATGCCCTGGGAGCTGCTGCTCTGTTACTTCTGCTGGTCGATCCTGTTCAGCTCTTTGAGCCGGGCTTTCAGCTCTCGTTTGCAGCAGTGACTGGTCTGCTGCTGGGCTGGATGCCTCTGCAACGCCACTTACCTGCACTCCTGGTACGCCATGCCATGGTACGCTATCTGACCGGTACGTTCCTGGTCACGCTCACAGCTACACTGGCGACAGCACCGTTTGTGCTTTACCACTTCGGATACGTATCGCTGGCCGGTTTACTGTTGAACCTTCCAGGTATTCCCCTGGCGGCTGGCTCACTGGCAGCCGGCCTGCTTACCGTGCTGAGCTTTCCCGTCAGCGAGACGCTGGCAGAACTGTTCGGTCACGCGGCCACGCTATGTGCTTCCCTGCTGCTACAGCTCGGCAATCAAGGCGTTCACCTGTTCCGTCCCATCGTATTCCATCTTCCGGATCCGCCGTGGTGGTTGCTTCTTATACCGCCAGCGTTGCTGGGCCTGTTAAGCACTTTCTCTCGCGTACGCTACTGGTCCGGAGCTGTATTGCTCGGTTGTCTGAGTGCCGGATTATGGCTGAGTCCGCCTGCTACATCGCACCTAGATGTGCTGTTTTTTGATATTGGACATGGCGATGCTACGCTTATTCGCACCCCTGAAGGTCGAACAATGCTCATTGACACAGGAGGACGTCAGGGTGACAACGTGGCTGCACGTTGGAGCGTGCTCCCTTTTCTTCGGCGCCATGGGATCAATCGAATTGATGCCGTTTTGCTGACACATTCCGATGCCGATCATACCGGTGGGCTTCCGCTGCTTCTCCGGCAGCTCGACGTAGGGCGTGTGCTCCACAACGGTGCAACTGATTCTTCCGCACTCTCGCTGGAAATCGCTCATCTGCTCGATAGCCTTCAGCTCCCAAACCGTGCATTACAGGCTGGAGATACGATTTATCTGGATCCTTCGCTGGTACTGCAGGTGCTGGCCCCTACACCTGATGCGGACGATGCTTCCGATAATGAACGTTCTGTGGTTCTTCGGATGGTCTTTGGTCAAACGCGCTGGTTATTCCTGGGCGATGCTGAGAGTCGCCTGGAACGTCAGCTCGTTCGGGCCTATGGGCCGTTGCTCCAGAGCGACGTGGTCAAAGTGGCCCACCATGGATCACGCACCAGTAGCATCCCTGAGCTTGTCCTTCAGGTAATTCCTGACCCGACCCGTCCTACCTGGGCTGTGATCAGCAGTGGCTGGCGGGCCGTCAGCGACTCAGTTCGTACCCGATGGGAGCGCCAGGGCGCCCAGCTATGGATCACCGCCGAGTCCGGTGCTCTCTGGCTCCGGAGTGACGGTCGCTACATCTGGTCGGTCGCCTGGCGTCCGACTCAGTGA